One segment of Rhodopirellula baltica SH 1 DNA contains the following:
- a CDS encoding ribulokinase, protein MSIIALGLDFGTESVRAILVDADGREVGSAVSSFEHGQMLDTLPGSETPLPDRYALQCPADWIESAAVATKEALTSAGMVGDEVVGIGVDFTSCTMLPTQRNGTPLCELDGWKSRPLAWPKLWKHHGALEQADRMTAIAKERGESFLKRYGGVIGLEWFFPKMLETIECDRDVAEAAEVWLEAGDWFVWQLVGGDCHALVRSTCQAGYKAMWSADEGYPSQDYFQAVHPKLAEAVANRMPGEMRSPGQVAGHLTEKMAMRFGLPAGVPVSAAIIDAHSGVPGVGAAEPGALVMVLGTSSCHMLNATKMVDIPGVAGVVEGGILPGLFGYETGQAAVGDAFAWLLKLLNRDSFDDLAKEAMALPPGAAGVTCLDWLNGCRTPLMDGAVRGAFTGLGMQHGPAHLYLALMEASAFGVRWITELLRHGSADHSASGSDESGVPIDRLIATGGLPHHNRAFVEVYADVLGMPIEIHPSTQGPAVGAAVLGMVAAGPEKTPFSSIAEAASAMAAVPEDQRDLIMPRPERTRAYESLYDRYRQLADAVAQQRI, encoded by the coding sequence ATGTCCATCATCGCTCTAGGTCTCGATTTCGGAACGGAGTCCGTGCGTGCCATCTTGGTGGACGCCGATGGTCGCGAGGTTGGGTCCGCGGTCAGTTCGTTTGAACATGGCCAGATGCTTGATACTTTGCCCGGCAGCGAGACGCCGTTGCCGGATCGGTATGCACTGCAATGTCCGGCCGATTGGATTGAGTCGGCGGCAGTGGCCACCAAGGAGGCGTTGACGTCTGCTGGTATGGTTGGCGACGAGGTTGTTGGCATCGGCGTGGACTTCACCAGTTGCACAATGTTGCCCACCCAACGCAACGGCACTCCGCTTTGCGAATTGGACGGTTGGAAGTCGAGACCATTGGCTTGGCCAAAGCTATGGAAGCATCACGGTGCTTTGGAACAAGCCGATCGAATGACGGCCATCGCGAAAGAGCGAGGGGAGTCATTCTTGAAACGATATGGTGGTGTGATCGGATTGGAATGGTTCTTTCCCAAGATGCTTGAAACGATTGAATGTGATCGTGATGTGGCCGAAGCGGCCGAGGTGTGGTTGGAAGCGGGGGACTGGTTTGTTTGGCAACTTGTCGGCGGCGATTGTCATGCACTCGTTCGTTCGACTTGCCAAGCCGGCTACAAGGCGATGTGGTCGGCTGATGAAGGCTACCCGTCGCAAGATTACTTTCAGGCCGTCCATCCGAAGCTCGCCGAAGCGGTTGCCAATCGGATGCCCGGCGAAATGCGTTCACCGGGACAGGTCGCGGGTCACTTGACCGAAAAGATGGCAATGCGTTTTGGATTGCCAGCGGGCGTTCCCGTCTCGGCAGCAATCATTGATGCGCACTCGGGCGTGCCCGGTGTCGGCGCCGCTGAACCCGGTGCTTTGGTGATGGTGTTGGGGACCAGCAGTTGTCACATGCTCAACGCCACCAAGATGGTGGACATTCCCGGAGTAGCCGGCGTCGTCGAGGGTGGGATCTTGCCTGGGTTGTTTGGTTATGAAACGGGCCAGGCTGCCGTCGGTGATGCTTTCGCTTGGTTGCTGAAATTACTGAACCGCGACTCGTTCGATGATTTGGCCAAAGAGGCGATGGCTTTGCCTCCCGGTGCCGCGGGCGTCACGTGCTTGGATTGGCTAAACGGTTGTCGAACACCATTGATGGACGGTGCGGTTCGCGGTGCCTTCACAGGACTGGGAATGCAGCACGGTCCCGCTCATCTTTACCTCGCATTGATGGAAGCGTCCGCGTTCGGGGTGCGTTGGATCACCGAGCTGCTGCGTCATGGTTCCGCTGATCACTCGGCATCCGGTTCGGATGAAAGCGGTGTTCCGATCGATCGTTTGATCGCCACGGGTGGGTTGCCGCATCACAATCGGGCGTTCGTGGAGGTGTATGCAGACGTGTTGGGAATGCCCATCGAAATCCATCCCTCCACGCAAGGGCCTGCGGTCGGGGCCGCTGTCTTGGGAATGGTCGCCGCCGGGCCGGAGAAGACGCCATTTTCCAGTATTGCTGAAGCGGCGTCCGCGATGGCGGCGGTGCCCGAGGATCAACGTGACCTGATCATGCCTCGACCAGAGCGAACGCGTGCTTACGAATCGCTTTATGATCGCTATCGTCAATTGGCCGACGCGGTCGCACAGCAACGAATTTAA